The genomic stretch ccgctttcttctttttccctcttttcactacctccgtccacgtctcggtgggagaggtggcggaaggttcccccgcgtcgtccGGCTGGCTCagaggagctgcttggacggttccaagctcgacttgtgcatctCCACTTGCgctgggcgcaagtggagctgccacctgggacttttttcccttccctttgcccttagagggctttggggcctggggttgcccgctggtggatgggaccgttgccggtgccggcatcgcgactggcgctctgtccgccgcgagtggaggacggatgcgcttttccggcaacagccgatcctctatacctgcaaggcaggctctggtgaaggctctctcctcctgagtgaccttgcggatgatgtcctcaaggtcggaggaggagcctgttgctgctgaggttttgggggcaggagccgtggcttcagccagctttttatgcagctggcttacctcagcctgcaggcgatccacccgcgcctgcagctgccgcgactcgtccgtggccgtgcgctgcaccagttccgcaataatgccgtgcaagctggctgcacggcatttaagggccttttgaaaggttcccttgaggttggaggacttggaggccacctccaaaatctcctccttgtcctccagcgccatttgcgctagctcggccactgagtggtctgcgtacaggacgttggaggccccgtagccggccctggaccgtgcagcaccggttgcgcgctccttggcggcgaccttttcttctaggtccttttgaacctccacccgctttgcttgcgccagagacgccctcagctggcgttgagcctcatcaagtcccacatcgtgggaacttgatttcgccttcgcCTTTTTAGTCCTACCAATTACagattccgaagaatcgtcggattcttgcctcaggtaggcccgctttaggtaccgactggtactggcgaccgcctcggtcacggactcgcagtccgacgagtcgtccgcccgacaaaacaaactagccgcagatggtgcgcggctagtATCCGACACAGATatgtcgtcaggttggccctgaaaagggccgttgggttggccctgagaagggccgttgggttcgccctgagaagggcgttttgattggaagcgcccggaggcgtcccgcagaggcttcgatggcatcgaagaaaagtcttaatcgtactcaaccgcaatgaaggaaagtgtacgaatgcacagcgctcgttagccgccggtctgccactccgttacggtggtcagacacggcgttgcccggggatcactacgtggaagtcagcactgtggggggatccccaacctaacctaacctaacctaacctaacctaacctaacctaacctaacctaacctaacctaacctaacctaacctaacctaacctaacctaacctaacctaacctaacctaacctaacctaacctaacctaacctaacctaacctaacctaacctaacctaacctaacctaacctaacctaacctaacctaacctaacctaacctaacctaacctaacctaacctaacctaacctaacctaacctaacctaacctaacctaacctaacctaacctaacctaacctaacctaacctaacctaacctaacctaacctaacctaacctaacctaacctaacctaacctaacctaacctaacctaacctaacctaacctaacctaacctaacctaacctaacctaacctaacctaacctaacctaacctaacctaacctaacctaacctaacctagcGTGACCTAAGCTAGCGTGACCTAACCTTACCTAGCGTGACCTAACCTAGCGTGACCTAACCTAGCGTGACCTAACCTAGCGTGACCTAACCTTACCTAGCGTGACCTAACCTAGCGTGACCTAACCTAGCGTGACCTAACCTTACCTAGCGTGACCTAACCTAGCGTGACCTAACCTAGCGTGACCTAAcctgtcaaaaataaaaaaaacactggcAACCTGTTCTCCTCCTTCGCTACATTTTTCGAGCAGCTTCAAAATATTTCCAGTTTCCCCGATTACATTCAAAGACCCTTCAAGACATTTGAACGTCCTACAATCTATTGATGacaaaaggaaataaaacacaCGTCACAGTTTGAACGATATATTTCTGTCAGcactacacacacacatatacaagTTATTCACACGAGTCCACACACACACGCGCCGTGCCTCACTGCTCGCTGGGCGGGTCGCTGCTCGCTAGCGTCGCGCCCGCGGCGCCGCCCGCGTCCGGCTTGGGCTCGCCCTGCAATGTGtagtatataatgtataatgtagAGTCGTTGCATTTATATtgcaatgtgtgtgtgtgtgcgtgtcaCCTTGTCGGTGTCGTCGAGCGAGCTGCGCGACAGCTGGCGCAGGATGTTCTCGAAGATGCGCGGCGCGCTGCGCGTGTTGGGCAGCGAGATGTCGGTCTGCGTGGTGGCGCACGCGCtggggggcgcggggggcgcggggtcCGGCAGGTCGAGGCGCAGgtcgcgggggcgcggggcgcgcgcgGTGCGCTCGATGGCGCGCGCCAGCACGGCGCCCAGCAGGTGCGCGCACTTGATGACACACTGCGTGTCGCGCGGCGACAGTGTGAGCCCGCGCCGCCGCACGATGTCCGCCAGCAGCGCGGCGTCGGCTGCGCGCGGGCTGCCGGGGTCGGGGGGCGCGGCGGGGTCGGCGGGGTCGGCGGTGTCTGTGGGCGGGCTGCGCTCGGAGAAGTCGGCCAGGTCCAGCGTGTCGGTCCGGTAGGGCGTGGGGCACTGGTCGTAGTAGCGCGCCACCGGCACGTGCGGCATCGAGTTGTTGTAGTTCGCCCAGAACGAGCACCACTCGCCGTCGCAGGGCgcgcgcgcccccgcccccgcgccccccgcgcccccgccgctgTCCACGGCCGTGTCCGTCTCGCTGCACTCCGGCCACGTGCTCACGCAGCAACTGTAACAGCGGGGTCAGCAGAGATATGTAAACAGATAACAGACAATGTGTGGTTGTATTCTATTCACACTACTATATGCCACACTACATGTACCTGGACACGAGCTGGTCCCGCGAGCCGCGCGACGGCGAGAGCTCGGCGGAGGACTGGCCGGAGTACTCGGGGGACACGGAGGAGTAGTCTACCTCCaggggcgcgggggcgggggcgggggcgcggcgcaTGCGGTGCGGCGCGCTTTGCACGGACGCGCTGCGGCCCTGGGGGCGCGGGTGGCGCGGGGTCGACGTCGCTAGCGCCTGGATCTACAACCAGAGACTACGTGTGATGTATCTAACTTCAACTCCACATTTAGTATCTCATCATAAGTATCAGTGTCAGCAGGTGCCAGCCCGTGGTTCCGGACTGACGATGGCCGAAGAGGTCGGAGTTGGTGAACATAAGCCCAACAGTTTCTGTCTCCAAGTTGTGCAGGCAGTCAACTAGTGTCTGCAGCTCCTGGTGTTGCCACAATATGAAACAGAATGACTCAACACAACACAGCGGATTGTACGGAGCCCAGCGTGCGGGTTGGTGGTTTGCTCACCAGATCAAATCTAGCAAGATGTCTGTCTGTCCAGTCACTGCAGCTTGACAGCTTGTTAGTATATTGTACGTCCGATGATGTGACACTAGCTAGTTGCAGTTATAACACAGCCCCCCCCTCTACCGACCTGCGACAGATCCAGGGAGAGGTGGTCCTCGAGCGAGGTGTCCCGTGTGttggcgggcgcgggcggggcgcggggcgcgcggcggGGGGAGTCCGTCAGCTTGCGCGGCTTGGAGCCCTCCGCCGACAGCCGCCGGTGGTACGCGCCCGGGAGGGAGCTCGCGCGGTCACTCCTGGGAGGCAGAGGccaagcatttattttaatgaagcattttgaaacgtcaaaaagtctccgtcagtctgtccgtcagtgaagctaggcgctcgttccaaagtgtaactttaaatggagaagaacgagcaagaaccTCCAAACTAGCCGTTGACGATGAAGGCCAGGTATACTGGTGAGCTGGGTGGTGGAGGAATGATATTATGACAGCGGGCTGTTTTATTACGGTATAggttggtaaacgagcaaaccgatcacctgatggtaagcaatcgccgccgcccatggacacccgcaacaccagaggcgttacaagtgcgttgccagtctttggGAGGTTTGTGATTGGCGGACGTTGTACTATAAAGTGATTACCACTCGTACAGCTGTATTGTTATAGTAACGCCATGTTCACCACGAATGTGCTGCAGTGTGGGGACTTGGGGAGCAAGTGAGGACACGTGTTGATTATatggagacatttaatgaagtGTCCAACAACTAGCTGACTACTACTACTTATACGGCGATGTATCACACACACTGCAGTGCCAGCTCAATCGGAGTCAGTTCTGCTGtcgtacaaataaaataacatgacATATCCAAAGTATTtcagccggcaacgcactagtaactcctctagtgttgcgggtgtccacaGATGGCGCGGGTGCTCCGCGTGCACTTACTTCTTGAGGATCTGCTTCCCGGAGACGAGGAAGTCGAGGTGCTGCGGCTTGCTGCGGCGCGGCGAGGCGGCGGCCGGCGGCGACAGACTGGCGCGCCGCCCCGAGCTGCCCGCGCTGCCCGCGCTGCCGCCGCTGCTGCGCCGCGAGGAGCGCCGCGAGGGAGGCTCCTCCTCCGGCCAGCGCTCCGACCGGTACATCTGCAAATACAGAATACTGAATTAATCGTAGGAGTCACAACTACAATATGATGGAGTCAGGCCTGGACTAGTACGGGGCTCCAGTACCCAGGGTAATAGCTATGTGTACAAGCCATTGATGTCATACTGGACAGTACTTGTCTTCTATGTTCATTAATTTCTttacacattgtataataagtaCTCTCCTTAGTGgaataacgccatctagtatACGACACACGAACCAATTAATGGTGGcgttgttttaaaatttgtttgtttttaaccaACTAAGGAACACGTTAatacaaatgaatatttaattgaatgcAGAAATCGTTCAAAGATTTCAAGTACAACTTACAACAGAGTAAactagataataaattaaacgcCTGTTGAGAACAGCAGAGCAAGGTGTAGCGGTGCTCAACAAACTGTTGCTAACACGACGAGGTCAGGCGCTGACCTTTATACcacacgtgtgtgtgtgtgtgtgagtgtcaCAGATGTAACCAGATTAGATCCTTCAAAGGAGCTCTCTGTATACTCGTCTACACGTGTACCGACAGAGGTGAGTGGAGACTGTAGTCACTGTACATGTGTATTGTATACAGTTACAACGTGCGCGAGGTAATGTCATTATCCTGTGATATTATTAACTTGTTCCCACAACATATTCACTGCGGACGGATGTTACATAGATTCagaatttaaaacattgtttattgaatattttatgttgcaCGTTACGGTCGACAGAGGGCGCCCCGCACACTTGACACGCGCAGCTAGCAACAGCAACACTGTGTGTACACCTGTCCGTCCTCGCGGATGATATCGGGCGTGATGGTGGAGTAGATACATGACAGTGTAGAGAGTAAAGCACATATTCTGTGATGTTTAACAAtaatacagtatggagatcactcatataacttaaatgaaactacaagtagtactcgtccacagaagcataatacaactcaatattttaacgaaaaaataatgaaattaatcaagtatttaattctgtgtgaacagctccatgttccttgaccacagaagagctgtaatgttgtaggttgtctaggaatgttacggacatgcggcgcggctgttataatgccgtatttgtaaacagtgttcgaattagctcaaagagaataatgcactttttggcttacctactgggtgTATTTCGCTCATtgttcgtatatcgtcagccaagatgataacaaatatgtggtttaaattaagtcataagaggtctccccatacggtatatagGTCGCGCTACACAGTGACACAGACGACCTACTTGCTTACTGATCACATTACCCCGCAGGAGCCGAGTCCTGCCGCGTGCCGTGTCTATagctcacacacacacaataaatTATACCATAAACTACTTAAACGAAAAGACTTATACCAAAAGAAATAATCATGAAATGTAACATTTACTGTTACTGTTCACTAGTTAGTTAGACGGTCAATCTCAGAAAGAGTAGCTCCATGCAACAACAGTTGCATACAGTGCCCGCCGACACCAGTGGCAGTGGTGTCCACAGACCGAGGACTTGCAATACTCGCACCCATTGCTTGGGATTAGAGTTAAATGTTTATGTGATACCACACGTACATGTAGCTACTACTAGTATATGCGAGAGAAATGCTCTGAAGTAGTATCCGCGAAGATACAGGAGACAGACGTTGTGCTTATATGGACGCGTGTGCTAGGCAGTCCGAGTATGGATCGTTGAGTATTGTAATGAAACACTAGGATGGATTAAAGGCACGACTGTTTAATATGGCGACCAATACAATACTGAAGTGCTGTAGCCACAACGACAAAGTAGTACAcaaagtgtgagagagccatgcttcggcactgctgggccggctcgaccggagtgataccacggccgagcagtacaccgacgtgaaacaacgcttgcgttgtgtttcgttgtgtgagtgaggttaccggaggcccaattcccccttcccaatcttcccaatccccgattccccaacaacccttaaattcctatcactcaaaaggccggcaacgcacttgtaacgcatctgatgtttcgggtgtccatgggcggcggcgattgcctaccatcaggtgatcactGATcagtctgatcgtttaccggcttatatcacaaagaaaaaaacataaaatgtagCATTTACTTTCAATCGTAGAAATAACACATCCATGCAAAACCAATCATTATAGTGATCCACCGACACCTTGGTGAATGACATCGTGGTGTACACAAACCGAGGACTTATGTGCAGGAGCTGCGGACGTTAGTAGttacaggttaccggggctctggcaggagtaggaagggggtggtttttagtcagtaagagtctgacactccctctcgcctcgcccaaggcgggtgaagaCACTGAATGATATTCCCCTCTCTAATAAGATGCGATACTATTAATTGagatttaagttaaatatttatgtgatacCTCATGCCTGGACACACGTAGCTGTATGTTCAGTAACTACTGCTTGTAAATGCGAGAGAAATGCTCTGAAGTAGTATCCGCCAAGATATAGGAGACGGACGTCAAAGCAGTATACTATATCTGACGCCAAGAcaagccaagcgaagcgcaagggcactacctaccttttcttgTATgagtatacataataataggcTGAAGGCGCTGCTCACTCGACGAGAAAACACAAGGAACGTCGGCCCGAGTCGATACTTCACCGATTGGAACAGATGTCCCTGCAGCCACGGATCTCTAGACGTCTGTAATATTACCCGAGTGTGTACTGTGTAGGTACTATGTTCGTCCAGGAGACTGTACTGCAGGTAGTCTCTGTATTTGTCTCAATGTTCACTCACAGAGCACTCGCTTACATAGCGTTAAGTACACAATTACAGGGCTCTGCAGACGGCAGCACAGTGGCCACGTGCAGCCGTGCAACTTGAACAGCGAGGCTCATGGGACACGTACAGGCACACACACACTACACACACACTGCATGCAATGCTCACATTTGGCCAATAATGTTGTTGAATTTAAGATTGAGCCACTACACTGGGGCAGGCGATTGCTGAGCGCTCTCTCTGGAcctctcactaatattataacagcGAACGTTCgttagtttgtgtgtatgtttgttactcaatcacgtcaaaacggctgaagggatcgggatgaaacttggaacaggggtagattgtggtctggGCTACGTTTTAGCTAGCTAGGCGGGAGCTAGTTGTCTGTATATGCAGTGCGGGGGTAGGCAGTAGTGGTAGTACTCACGTTAGGTCATGTCCCGCTGGCGTCGTGTCCCGGCGGGCGGCGGGTGACTGCCACACTGGGCGATATATTTGCGGAGGCGCGACCGATACATACACAGCCCCCGACACTCGCACGGTTCactggcgggcgcggcgcgggccaCGGGAGCCGGCGGGGGCGGGGAGCGGGCAGCGGGGAGCGGGGAAAGAAACAAATTGATTACCTTGTACTGTTGTGTGTCTAAAAGccacctattgccatatactgggcacaattctgggctccgtgctactaactgctgagaaattttcgaaaaaccgaaaaaaaacccagttatactttgcccaacccgaaaatcgaacccgagacccctcgttCGGCAtaggcacttgcgaccactcaaccatcGAGGCagacgtgccataatgtgcacctctgcctaccccttcggagataaagggcgtgacgttgcatttgcataattatgaaagtttgcttgtatgtttgtatgtttgtccgttaatcacgctgaaattgaTGGACGGATTTAGATGGTGGataggtatacagacagagtacttatgagctgacttgggtgataggattttaGCCCACGAATATCGTCCCACtagcattattaaaaaaaaatgtcagtctgtcggtcagtcctctagttgctctatttgctcgttccaaagtgtagattcctatggagaagaacgagcaagaaactccataggttactctttttcaatcaggttcacaatacaatacttggttacattgtttcgttggttcaattatgtgagaa from Spodoptera frugiperda isolate SF20-4 chromosome 19, AGI-APGP_CSIRO_Sfru_2.0, whole genome shotgun sequence encodes the following:
- the LOC118281098 gene encoding uncharacterized protein LOC118281098; its protein translation is MYRSERWPEEEPPSRRSSRRSSGGSAGSAGSSGRRASLSPPAAASPRRSKPQHLDFLVSGKQILKKSDRASSLPGAYHRRLSAEGSKPRKLTDSPRRAPRAPPAPANTRDTSLEDHLSLDLSQIQALATSTPRHPRPQGRSASVQSAPHRMRRAPAPAPAPLEVDYSSVSPEYSGQSSAELSPSRGSRDQLVSSCCVSTWPECSETDTAVDSGGGAGGAGAGARAPCDGEWCSFWANYNNSMPHVPVARYYDQCPTPYRTDTLDLADFSERSPPTDTADPADPAAPPDPGSPRAADAALLADIVRRRGLTLSPRDTQCVIKCAHLLGAVLARAIERTARAPRPRDLRLDLPDPAPPAPPSACATTQTDISLPNTRSAPRIFENILRQLSRSSLDDTDKGEPKPDAGGAAGATLASSDPPSEQ